A single window of Colletes latitarsis isolate SP2378_abdomen chromosome 4, iyColLati1, whole genome shotgun sequence DNA harbors:
- the Not10 gene encoding CCR4-NOT transcription complex subunit 10: MSETSETQNKDIGSAVITEQERELAQNAHSEFQKGAYVSCLSHLNKLETLRPKDLKVMHNKVVVECYKNDLKKTELLRKSLNAICGQMSTTDMTETIDDIEKCVMRYNQAVILYHTRQYSAALQIMNRLFAFIEPMEESLAHKVCLLLIELHIVTDQPEAALSLINYIENQLISTDNSKITPVDKEGIMKSMKEQKEQKKEVDIVTDAFKIKLLKCKARIYLMMHQLKLCKREWKTLVSLGTPVNISTVFLKANLEYLRGNYKKAIKLLNSVTSENLDFKTCGESPAVLYYNNMACLHLSMGKPNLACFYLRKALHENKCILESVQAKDSDPLSSQPLYTLSGNRHYELMYSLGVSLLHAGQATAAFDCFMEAAQKLHNNPKLWLRIAECCIYCHKPTNEVDFNIPKRRKDLVQKVIGSGIYRKIILASSLSKDTKYHSEGFPSAIPQVTLEFASLCLKNALFLLPSNNELNVPITTIASPQTVPLSLTAGHNLGAQYSTLISQVTAVEALNLKISVLAATAYVCLCLGDYVIALEHAKSLLNINKLPGAYRMLGNLYAAESLIFMDKISEAIEYLKLENIQDLNTFVPIPETQDKDKEKIDEVISKPIKMWYPTTVPTGIAVLHYNLAVAYAIRGELDKSGEILKQVWMSKGPDCDVPIHVIMLALYIELQLGHADISRSIIKQHCPQYR; this comes from the exons ATGAGTGAGACGTCTGAAACACAAAACAAAGATATTGGTTCAGCGGTTATAACAGAACAAGAACGAGAGTTAGCGCAAAATGCGCATTCTGAATTTCAGAAAGGGGCATATGTTAGTTGTTTGTCACATTTAAATAAACTAGAAACTCTGAGACCCAAAGACTTGAAAGTAATGCATAATAAAGTTGTAGTAGAGTGTTATAAAAACGACTTGAAGAAAACAGAATTGTTAAGAAAGAGTTTGAATGCAATATGTGGACAAATGTCTACTACTGATATGACTGAAACTATAGATGATATTGAGAAATGTGTTATGAGGTATAATCAAGCAGTTATATTATACCATACAAGACAATATAGTGCTGCGCTTCAAATTATGAATAGATTATTCGCTTTTATAGAACCTATGG aAGAATCACTTGCGCATAAAGTTTGTCTCCTTCTAATAGAATTACATATAGTAACGGATCAACCAGAAGCAGCATTATCCTTAATTAATTATATTGAAAATCAACTCATATCTACAGATAATTCTAAGATTACTCCCGTTGATAAAGAAGGCATAATGAAATCAATGAAAGAACAAAAAGAACAGAAAAAAGAGGTTGACATAGTCACAGATGcattcaaaataaaattattgaaatgtaAAGCTAGAATATATCTTATGATGCATCAATTGAAATTGTGTAAAAGAGAATGGAAAACACTAGTTTCCTTGGGCACACCTGTA AATATATCAACTGTATTTTTAAAAGCTAAtcttgaatatttaagaggaaattACAAAAAAGCTATCAAGTTACTAAACTCTGTAACATCAGAAAATTTAGATTTCAA aacGTGTGGAGAATCCCCTGCTGTTTTATATTACAATAATATGGCATGTTTACATCTTTCAATGGGTAAACCGAATTTAGCTTGTTTTTATTTACGAAAAGCTTTACatgaaaataaatgtatattaGAAAGTGTACAGGCCAAAGACAGTG ATCCTTTATCTTCGCAACCATTATATACACTTAGTGGAAATAGGCATTACGAATTAATGTATAGTTTGGGTGTATCATTATTACATGCAGGCCAAGCAACAGCTGCCTTTGATTGTTTTATGGAAGCTGCTCAAAAACTTCATAATAATCCCAAACTTTGGCTAAGGATTGCAGAATGTTGTATTTATTGTCACAAACCA ACAAACgaagttgattttaatattccaAAACGAAGAAAGGATTTAGTACAGAAAGTTATTGGTTCTGGAAtttacagaaaaattattttggcaTCTTCCCTTTCCAAAGATACAAAGTATCATTCTGAAGGTTTTCCTTCTGCTATACCACAAGTAACTTTAGAGTTTGCATCCCTTTGTTTAAAGAATGCATTATTTTTATTACCAAGTAACAATGAACTGAATGTTCCAATTACAACAATTGCTAGTCCGCAAACAGTACCTTTGTCACTGACAGCTGGCCATAATTTAG GCGCTCAATACTCAACTTTAATATCACAAGTTACAGCTGTCGAagcattaaatttgaaaatcagTGTTTTAGCTGCAACCGCTTATGTATGTTTATGTCTGGGCGATTATGTTATCGCGCTTGAGCATGCTAAGTCATTATTAAACATCAATAAATTACCTGGGGCGTATAGAATGTTGGGAAACCTTTATGCTGCAGAAAGTTTGATATTTATGGATAAAATTAGCGAAGCAATTGAATATCTTAAACTAGAAAATATTCAAGATTTGAATACTTTTGTACCTATTCCTGAAACCCAAGATAAAGATAAAGAAAAAATCGATGAAGTTATTTCAAAACCTATAAAGA tgtggtacccaacAACTGTTCCTACAGGTATTGCAGTGCTTCATTATAATTTAGCTGTAGCTTATGCAATTCGTGGTGAACTTGATAAATCTGGAGAAATCTTAAAACAG gtttggatgtcGAAAGGTCCAGATTGTGATGTTCCTATTCATGTAATAATGTTAGCATTATATATAGAATTGCAACTag GTCATGCAGATATTTCGAGGTCAATAATAAAGCAACATTGTCCGCAGTATCGTTGA
- the LOC143341215 gene encoding uncharacterized protein LOC143341215 isoform X1 gives MSNDKNQESKILSLQSFDSQDVSILQAVQNMSSETNEAVTFDYLQECVNSFGSKDSGINLSPIPTNSSNTGSQLGDVNNKYKSTNVNNTDFNFYKIGYISLQNEVNSQNELENKYIMPNHIKIENVTAKSIVPFAGGNIYIDDTKIIPTTNNNTINSMDVKGNNVSIKIRKPFIFETNIFTQIKDKSHTLEINNKNSNDENNDLETKFITATNQNKIKINGLDILHKQVKTCSQCSMTFRYKRHLDRHLEGHQKNNCSHCNAKFARRKHLEIHLFRSHGERATKYPHSCDVCSRSFPKRTLLNRHRAKHNYENGKVCSDCGEMLKAEEDDKEHKENHCTKMQFKCKRCLQTFSIEQTYLIHIQNHNNHKCSKCDVTFASKKKVHEHYKMVHSSKLNHGKISNSGIYFCADCRHTFIKKDDYSRHLESTSHLSKINREAPLRDIFTCSVCSKKLISQRALDQHVRRIHKGEKRFTCNIYGCMFQCARKSDLDRHKQLHVEQRNVICEQCGKTFTSVSILNDHVLYVHNKERQFICEECGKAFKRNSLLKRHKLSHQQYRPFACMQCSTAFKRSHHLTRHMETCHRITLEKKKKVVKLMKTEDGHLVPIPEKPKKLKPKKLKIKGGSNIVITSNEKTIFSENTDIINEEFNSNLELQSLSNSDELCENPTLSLELPNLLPTTDSTSQVLSLVDINTEQIVTVEVTSPKTLTMNDLIDQFETNCTEILNLSNYHDLEFQHGILNTDQHFYDHSNYSELSLGTVEGTSFFVDSNINKVDNLPMESYLNQPFPLFLNL, from the exons ATGTCAAATGATAAAAATCAagaatctaaaatactatcgcTTCAGTCATTTGACAGTCAG GATGTTTCAATACTGCAAGCAGTACAAAACATGTCTTCGGAAACTAACGAAGCTGTAACATTTGATTATTTACAAGAATGTGTGAACAGTTTTGGAAGTAAAGATTCAGGAATAAATTTATCACCAATTCCTACAAATAGCTCAAATACAGGGTCACAATTAGGAGATGTTAATAACAAATACAAAAGCACCAACGTGAATAACacagattttaatttttacaaaattggaTATATTTCTTTACAAAATGAAGTTAATTCTCAAAATGAATTAGAGAATAAATATATAATGCCAAAtcatataaaaatagaaaatgtaACTGCAAAGTCTATCGTCCCATTTGCTGGaggaaatatatatattgatgATACAAAAATAATACCAACTACAAACAATAATACAATTAATTCAATGGATGTAAAAGGTAATAATGTATCTATTAAAATAAGAAAGCCTTTTATatttgaaacaaatatttttacacaaattaaGGATAAATCTCATACTttagaaattaataataaaaattcaaacgATGAAAATAATGATCTTGAAACTAAATTTATAACGGCAACTAatcaaaacaaaattaaaatcaatGGGTTAGATATATTACATAAACAAGTCAAAACATGTAGCCAATGTTCAATGACATTTAGATACAAAAGACATTTGGATCGACATTTGGAAGGTCATCAAAAGAATAATTGTTCTCATTGCAATGCAAAATTTGCTAGGCGAAAACACCTTGagatacatttatttcgttCGCACGGAGAAAGAGCAACAAAATATCCACACTCTTGCGATGTATGTTCTCGTAGTTTTCCTAAACGTACTTTATTAAATCGCCATCGAGCAAAACATAACTATGAAAATGGCAAAGTTTGTTCAGATTGTGGAGAAATGTTAAAAGCAGAGGAAGATGACAAGGAACATAAAGAAAATCATTGTACAAAAATGCAGTTCAAATGTAAAAGATGCTTACAAACATTTAGTATTGAACAAACATATTTAATTCATATCCAAAACCATAATAATCACAAATGTTCAAAGTGCGATGTTACTTTTGCATCTAAAAAAAAAGTACATGAACATTATAAAATGGTGCATTCTTCAAAGTTGAATCATGGTAAAATATCAAACAGTG GTATTTATTTTTGCGCTGACTGTAGGCATACTTTTATTAAGAAGGATGATTATTCCCGTCATTTAGAATCTACTTCACATCTTAGTAAAATAAACAGAGAAGCACCTCTAAGGGATATTTTTACTTGCTCGGTTTGTTCCAAGAAATTAATTTCACAAAGAGCACTTGACCAACATGTTAGACGTATACATAAAGGAGAAAAAAGATTCACTTGCAATATATATGGTTGCATGTTTCAATGTGCAAGAAAATCAGATTTAGATAGGCACAAACAGTTACACGTAGAGCAAAGAAACGTTATATGCGAACAGTGTGGTAAAACTTTTACTAGTGTTAGTATTCTTAATGATCATGTTCTTTATGTACATAATAAAGAGAGGCAATTTATATGCGAGGAATGTGGTAAAGCATTTAAACGAAATAGTTTATTAAAAAGACATAAATTATCGCATCAACAATATCGACCGTTTGCTTGTATGCAATGTAGCACTGCTTTTAAAAGATCGCATCATCTTACTCGTCACATGGAAACATGTCATAGAATTACACttgaaaagaagaaaaag GTTGTAAAACTTATGAAAACAGAAGATGGTCATCTTGTTCCaataccagaaaaaccaaaaAAGCTTAAACCTAAAAAACTTAAAATTAAAGGAGGATCTAACATAGTCATAACATCAAATGAAAAAActatattttctgaaaatacGGATATTATTAATGAAGAATTTAATTCAAATTTGGAATTACAGTCACTGTCTAATTCTGACGAACTCTGTGAAAATCCAACACTGTCATTAGAACTTCCTAATTTATTACCTACTACTGATTCTACCTCTCAAGTTCTTTCATTAGTAGATATTAATACAGAACAAATTGTTACTGTAGAGGTTACTAGTCCAAAGACATTAACAATGAACGATCTTATAGATCAGTTTGAAACAAATTGCACTGAAATATTGAATCTTAGTAATTATCACGATTTGGAATTTCAACATGGAATTTTGAATACGGATCAACATTTTTATGATCATTCGAATTATTCTGAATTGTCGTTAGGAACTGTTGAAGGAACATCGTTTTTTGTAGATTCAAATATTAACAAAGTAGATAATTTGCCAATGGAAAGTTATTTAAATCAACCATTtccattatttttaaatctttaA
- the LOC143341215 gene encoding uncharacterized protein LOC143341215 isoform X2 → MSNDKNQESKILSLQSFDSQDVSILQAVQNMSSETNEAVTFDYLQECVNSFGSKDSGINLSPIPTNSSNTGSQLGDVNNKYKSTNVNNTDFNFYKIGYISLQNEVNSQNELENKYIMPNHIKIENVTAKSIVPFAGGNIYIDDTKIIPTTNNNTINSMDVKGNNVSIKIRKPFIFETNIFTQIKDKSHTLEINNKNSNDENNDLETKFITATNQNKIKINGLDILHKQVKTCSQCSMTFRYKRHLDRHLEGHQKNNCSHCNAKFARRKHLEIHLFRSHGERATKYPHSCDVCSRSFPKRTLLNRHRAKHNYENGKVCSDCGEMLKAEEDDKEHKENHCTKMQFKCKRCLQTFSIEQTYLIHIQNHNNHKCSKCDVTFASKKKVHEHYKMVHSSKLNHGIYFCADCRHTFIKKDDYSRHLESTSHLSKINREAPLRDIFTCSVCSKKLISQRALDQHVRRIHKGEKRFTCNIYGCMFQCARKSDLDRHKQLHVEQRNVICEQCGKTFTSVSILNDHVLYVHNKERQFICEECGKAFKRNSLLKRHKLSHQQYRPFACMQCSTAFKRSHHLTRHMETCHRITLEKKKKVVKLMKTEDGHLVPIPEKPKKLKPKKLKIKGGSNIVITSNEKTIFSENTDIINEEFNSNLELQSLSNSDELCENPTLSLELPNLLPTTDSTSQVLSLVDINTEQIVTVEVTSPKTLTMNDLIDQFETNCTEILNLSNYHDLEFQHGILNTDQHFYDHSNYSELSLGTVEGTSFFVDSNINKVDNLPMESYLNQPFPLFLNL, encoded by the exons ATGTCAAATGATAAAAATCAagaatctaaaatactatcgcTTCAGTCATTTGACAGTCAG GATGTTTCAATACTGCAAGCAGTACAAAACATGTCTTCGGAAACTAACGAAGCTGTAACATTTGATTATTTACAAGAATGTGTGAACAGTTTTGGAAGTAAAGATTCAGGAATAAATTTATCACCAATTCCTACAAATAGCTCAAATACAGGGTCACAATTAGGAGATGTTAATAACAAATACAAAAGCACCAACGTGAATAACacagattttaatttttacaaaattggaTATATTTCTTTACAAAATGAAGTTAATTCTCAAAATGAATTAGAGAATAAATATATAATGCCAAAtcatataaaaatagaaaatgtaACTGCAAAGTCTATCGTCCCATTTGCTGGaggaaatatatatattgatgATACAAAAATAATACCAACTACAAACAATAATACAATTAATTCAATGGATGTAAAAGGTAATAATGTATCTATTAAAATAAGAAAGCCTTTTATatttgaaacaaatatttttacacaaattaaGGATAAATCTCATACTttagaaattaataataaaaattcaaacgATGAAAATAATGATCTTGAAACTAAATTTATAACGGCAACTAatcaaaacaaaattaaaatcaatGGGTTAGATATATTACATAAACAAGTCAAAACATGTAGCCAATGTTCAATGACATTTAGATACAAAAGACATTTGGATCGACATTTGGAAGGTCATCAAAAGAATAATTGTTCTCATTGCAATGCAAAATTTGCTAGGCGAAAACACCTTGagatacatttatttcgttCGCACGGAGAAAGAGCAACAAAATATCCACACTCTTGCGATGTATGTTCTCGTAGTTTTCCTAAACGTACTTTATTAAATCGCCATCGAGCAAAACATAACTATGAAAATGGCAAAGTTTGTTCAGATTGTGGAGAAATGTTAAAAGCAGAGGAAGATGACAAGGAACATAAAGAAAATCATTGTACAAAAATGCAGTTCAAATGTAAAAGATGCTTACAAACATTTAGTATTGAACAAACATATTTAATTCATATCCAAAACCATAATAATCACAAATGTTCAAAGTGCGATGTTACTTTTGCATCTAAAAAAAAAGTACATGAACATTATAAAATGGTGCATTCTTCAAAGTTGAATCATG GTATTTATTTTTGCGCTGACTGTAGGCATACTTTTATTAAGAAGGATGATTATTCCCGTCATTTAGAATCTACTTCACATCTTAGTAAAATAAACAGAGAAGCACCTCTAAGGGATATTTTTACTTGCTCGGTTTGTTCCAAGAAATTAATTTCACAAAGAGCACTTGACCAACATGTTAGACGTATACATAAAGGAGAAAAAAGATTCACTTGCAATATATATGGTTGCATGTTTCAATGTGCAAGAAAATCAGATTTAGATAGGCACAAACAGTTACACGTAGAGCAAAGAAACGTTATATGCGAACAGTGTGGTAAAACTTTTACTAGTGTTAGTATTCTTAATGATCATGTTCTTTATGTACATAATAAAGAGAGGCAATTTATATGCGAGGAATGTGGTAAAGCATTTAAACGAAATAGTTTATTAAAAAGACATAAATTATCGCATCAACAATATCGACCGTTTGCTTGTATGCAATGTAGCACTGCTTTTAAAAGATCGCATCATCTTACTCGTCACATGGAAACATGTCATAGAATTACACttgaaaagaagaaaaag GTTGTAAAACTTATGAAAACAGAAGATGGTCATCTTGTTCCaataccagaaaaaccaaaaAAGCTTAAACCTAAAAAACTTAAAATTAAAGGAGGATCTAACATAGTCATAACATCAAATGAAAAAActatattttctgaaaatacGGATATTATTAATGAAGAATTTAATTCAAATTTGGAATTACAGTCACTGTCTAATTCTGACGAACTCTGTGAAAATCCAACACTGTCATTAGAACTTCCTAATTTATTACCTACTACTGATTCTACCTCTCAAGTTCTTTCATTAGTAGATATTAATACAGAACAAATTGTTACTGTAGAGGTTACTAGTCCAAAGACATTAACAATGAACGATCTTATAGATCAGTTTGAAACAAATTGCACTGAAATATTGAATCTTAGTAATTATCACGATTTGGAATTTCAACATGGAATTTTGAATACGGATCAACATTTTTATGATCATTCGAATTATTCTGAATTGTCGTTAGGAACTGTTGAAGGAACATCGTTTTTTGTAGATTCAAATATTAACAAAGTAGATAATTTGCCAATGGAAAGTTATTTAAATCAACCATTtccattatttttaaatctttaA
- the LOC143341148 gene encoding peptidyl-prolyl cis-trans isomerase FKBP8 isoform X1, which translates to MLGVVTQHKFIEILKMEDEPIQPGVTQTEFIEKELNFDVNVDDPMTQATLNNRPTEDGIDILGNGQLKKKVVKPGKPGTRPNRSDICTLKIIGKLKDGTVVEEYEDHKIQLGDVEVIQGLDLAIALMDVDEIAEIDVDPRFAYGHLGKPPSIPPDAVISYTVELKSVELEEEIDSLSINQRKEIGNNKRERGNWWFIRNEPTLAIQCYRRALEFLVPMESRTSYQNEVEDCTTDAELQALLEDRMKLYNNLAAAQIKTQAYDAALKSVECVLSCQPQNVKALFRKGKLLHYKGEHALAYQILLQAAKLKPETKAIQTELAILREKNAKDAEHEKNLYRKMLGTSKTKKKENKSAIKSYVELNSKLTWSLIGGTTAAVIGVLLYRVIS; encoded by the exons ATGTTAGGTGTTGTAACACAACACAAG TTCATTGAAATCTTGAAGATGGAAGATGAACCAATCCAACCAGGAGTTACGCAAACTGAGTTCATTGAAAAGGAGTTAAATTTTGATGTAAATGTGGATGATCCAATGACCCAAGCAACTTTAAACAATCGTCCAACCGAGGACGGGATAGATATTTTAGGAAATGGacaattaaaaaagaaagttgTAAAACCAGGAAAACCTGGAACACGACCAAACAGATCAGACATTTGTACTCTAAAAATCATTGGAAAATTAAAAGACGGTACAGTAGTTGAAGAATATGAGGACCACAAAATTCAATTAGGTGACGTCGAAGTGATTCAG GGATTAGATTTAGCAATTGCACTTATGGATGTAGATGAAATTGCTGAAATTGACGTAGATCCAAGATTTGCTTATGGTCATTTAGGAAAACCGCCAAGCATACCACCTGATGCTGTTATTTCATATACAGTTGAATTGAAATCTGTTGAATTAGAAGAAGAAATAGATAGTCTTAGCATTAATCAACGAAAAGAAATTGG CAATAATAAACGAGAACGTGGAAATTGGTGGTTTATTCGTAATGAACCAACACTTGCAATTCAGTGTTACCGGAGAGCATTAGAGTTTCTGGTACCAATGGAAAGTCGTACTTCTTATCAAAATGAAGTAGAAGATTGTACCACTGACGCAGAATTGCAAGCTTTATTGGAGGATCGTATGAAACTATACAATAATCTAGCAGCTGCACAAATAAAAACACAAGCTTATGATGCTGCTTTGAAAAGTGTGGAATGTGTTTTGAGTTGTCAACCCCAAAATGTAAAAGCACTTTTTAGAAAAG GGAAACTCTTGCACTATAAAGGAGAGCATGCATTGGCATATCAAATATTACTTCAAGCGGCAAAGTTAAAACCAGAAACAAAAGCTATTCAAACAGAGTTAGCTATTTTAAGAGAAAAGAATGCTAAAGACGCTGAACATGAGAAAAATCTCTATCGCAAAATGCTTGGTACATCTAAAactaaaaaaaaggaaaataaaagTGCAATTAAATCTTACGTGGAACTCAATTCAAAGCTTACGTGGAGCTTAATTGGTGGAACAACTGCAGCAGTTATAGGTGTACTTTTATACAGAGTTATttcttga
- the LOC143341148 gene encoding peptidyl-prolyl cis-trans isomerase FKBP8 isoform X2: protein MEDEPIQPGVTQTEFIEKELNFDVNVDDPMTQATLNNRPTEDGIDILGNGQLKKKVVKPGKPGTRPNRSDICTLKIIGKLKDGTVVEEYEDHKIQLGDVEVIQGLDLAIALMDVDEIAEIDVDPRFAYGHLGKPPSIPPDAVISYTVELKSVELEEEIDSLSINQRKEIGNNKRERGNWWFIRNEPTLAIQCYRRALEFLVPMESRTSYQNEVEDCTTDAELQALLEDRMKLYNNLAAAQIKTQAYDAALKSVECVLSCQPQNVKALFRKGKLLHYKGEHALAYQILLQAAKLKPETKAIQTELAILREKNAKDAEHEKNLYRKMLGTSKTKKKENKSAIKSYVELNSKLTWSLIGGTTAAVIGVLLYRVIS, encoded by the exons ATGGAAGATGAACCAATCCAACCAGGAGTTACGCAAACTGAGTTCATTGAAAAGGAGTTAAATTTTGATGTAAATGTGGATGATCCAATGACCCAAGCAACTTTAAACAATCGTCCAACCGAGGACGGGATAGATATTTTAGGAAATGGacaattaaaaaagaaagttgTAAAACCAGGAAAACCTGGAACACGACCAAACAGATCAGACATTTGTACTCTAAAAATCATTGGAAAATTAAAAGACGGTACAGTAGTTGAAGAATATGAGGACCACAAAATTCAATTAGGTGACGTCGAAGTGATTCAG GGATTAGATTTAGCAATTGCACTTATGGATGTAGATGAAATTGCTGAAATTGACGTAGATCCAAGATTTGCTTATGGTCATTTAGGAAAACCGCCAAGCATACCACCTGATGCTGTTATTTCATATACAGTTGAATTGAAATCTGTTGAATTAGAAGAAGAAATAGATAGTCTTAGCATTAATCAACGAAAAGAAATTGG CAATAATAAACGAGAACGTGGAAATTGGTGGTTTATTCGTAATGAACCAACACTTGCAATTCAGTGTTACCGGAGAGCATTAGAGTTTCTGGTACCAATGGAAAGTCGTACTTCTTATCAAAATGAAGTAGAAGATTGTACCACTGACGCAGAATTGCAAGCTTTATTGGAGGATCGTATGAAACTATACAATAATCTAGCAGCTGCACAAATAAAAACACAAGCTTATGATGCTGCTTTGAAAAGTGTGGAATGTGTTTTGAGTTGTCAACCCCAAAATGTAAAAGCACTTTTTAGAAAAG GGAAACTCTTGCACTATAAAGGAGAGCATGCATTGGCATATCAAATATTACTTCAAGCGGCAAAGTTAAAACCAGAAACAAAAGCTATTCAAACAGAGTTAGCTATTTTAAGAGAAAAGAATGCTAAAGACGCTGAACATGAGAAAAATCTCTATCGCAAAATGCTTGGTACATCTAAAactaaaaaaaaggaaaataaaagTGCAATTAAATCTTACGTGGAACTCAATTCAAAGCTTACGTGGAGCTTAATTGGTGGAACAACTGCAGCAGTTATAGGTGTACTTTTATACAGAGTTATttcttga